The Syntrophobacterales bacterium genome contains a region encoding:
- a CDS encoding ABC transporter ATP-binding protein produces MLELKNVEVKYLNTILVLKGVNIQLEEGGFSCILGANGAGKTTTLKAISGLLKTEEGEVTDGGVFYDGKPIHKFYPEDIARMGILQVLEGRRLAEHLTVEENVRAGGLIIKQSSAQRKQDLDMVYHYFPRLAEIRHNTAGYTSGGEQQMVAMARCLMGHPKIMLLDEPSMGLSPLLVREIADIVKRINLKEKVSILLVEQNANIALELSQYGYVMENGRIVLDGPADKLKNNEDVKEFYLGFTGAGSKRSYRDVKHYKRRKRWLG; encoded by the coding sequence ATGCTGGAATTGAAAAATGTTGAGGTAAAGTATCTCAATACGATTTTGGTTTTAAAAGGGGTTAATATCCAGCTCGAAGAGGGAGGGTTTTCCTGCATCTTAGGGGCTAACGGCGCCGGGAAGACAACCACTCTCAAGGCCATCTCCGGACTGCTGAAGACCGAGGAGGGAGAGGTAACGGACGGAGGCGTTTTCTATGACGGCAAACCCATCCACAAATTTTACCCTGAGGATATAGCAAGGATGGGAATCCTTCAGGTGCTCGAGGGGAGACGTTTGGCGGAACACCTCACCGTTGAAGAAAATGTGCGCGCAGGCGGACTCATCATAAAACAGAGCAGCGCACAAAGGAAACAAGATTTGGATATGGTCTATCACTATTTTCCTAGGCTTGCGGAGATCAGACACAACACGGCAGGTTATACTTCCGGAGGAGAGCAGCAGATGGTCGCGATGGCTCGCTGCTTGATGGGTCATCCCAAGATTATGCTCCTCGATGAGCCTTCCATGGGGCTTTCTCCTTTACTGGTTAGAGAAATCGCCGATATTGTAAAGAGAATCAATCTTAAGGAAAAAGTATCTATACTTTTAGTTGAGCAAAATGCCAATATCGCGCTGGAATTATCGCAGTACGGGTATGTGATGGAAAACGGCAGGATCGTATTGGACGGGCCTGCGGATAAATTGAAGAATAACGAGGACGTCAAAGAGTTCTATCTCGGTTTTACCGGAGCGGGAAGCAAGAGAAGCTATCGGGATGTAAAGCATTACAAACGCCGCAAAAGGTGGCTTGGATAA